Below is a genomic region from Nilaparvata lugens isolate BPH chromosome 3, ASM1435652v1, whole genome shotgun sequence.
GAGTCGGGCTTGAAGACAGCGTGATGTGGAATATAATAGACTTGTTCCTCAGGGGCTGGTGGCGGTACAGGGTGCATGTGACCTAAATCTTCATATTCCTGCATAAATTCAACATATTGAGGTTTGAGCTCAGGTTCTTTAAGAAATCTTTTTTCCAATGAATGGAAACGTTTCATAGCTTGAGTCCTTGAATGACCAAGGGTGGCAAATGAATCCTTGCGAGGTAAGGACACTTGGAAACGACCATCTTCATGCCTGATGGTATTTTCTTTGTAGTGTGCTTCAACCCTAGCACACTCAGGAGAGACAGGAATAACTGAAGAGACTTCTTCCAGCTTCCAGAAGGTTTCCAACTGATTGGAGACTTCAGCTGTGGAGACAAAATTGGTAACAAATTGATTAGATGATTTTTTGAGTGACACTGATTTAGGTAATTGACAAGAGCCAAAAACAATCCAGCcaagttttgtattttgtaggATTGGAACATCAGGtgacacaataatttgattgccaGTCATGATTGCGGCATAAACGTCAATACCCAATAGGATATCAATTTTCTTAGATTTATGAGAATTTGGATCTGCAAGTCGAATATTGCTTGGAATCTTGTAATAGTTAAGATCAATTGTGACACGAGGAATACATGAGGCAAATTTCTCAACAACAATACATTCTTGTTGCGTTGACCAAGTATGATCAGATGATTTTATTAATACTGAGTGAACAACTGTAGATTTGGCTTGCATACTGGACACTCCATTAATCAGATTAGTTACATGACGAGAAGGAAGAGCTAATCTATCAGCCAACTCTTGAGTGATGAGTGAACAATCACTTCCTGTGTCCATTAAAGCATTACATGCAATTAATTCACCATTTGAACTAACAACCAGAACCTCTGCGGTAGGTAATACTTGAACTGATGacttattattagaaatgatgGATGAAGCAGCATGTGAAACAACTGTTGTTTCTGAATTATCAGATTGTGAACTAACTGAATTTGATGCTGAAGATGAATGGGCACTAGAAACGGTGCACTCATTCTGAGACTGAATCACATTAGAAACAACATTCTTACCTCCTGAATTGCTAGTAAAGGAATCATGTAGAACAGTGTGATGTCGCTTATCACATTTTTGGCATCTCTTTGAAGAGCAGTTGTTATTGTCAGTGTAAGGATTAAGGCAATTGAAACACAATCCTTTCCTTTTGATTGCATCATAACGTTGATTGATGggaatctttgaaaaattgacaCATTTGAAAATCCCATGAGATCGATCATTGCAAAATTGACAGGATACTGATGGCTGAAAATTATTCAGAGTATTATTTTGAGCAAAAGGACGAGTATTTTGCCTAACATTGGGTGCATTTGAAGTAGCTTGAGTAAAAACCTTTTGATTAGTTGGTGGATTTGAGGGGCTATGAGATGAAATAGCATCCATTACCTTAcattgattttcaagaaattcccACAGTTTATCCATAGTAgggatttcatttatttcaatgcgTTTTTCCCATTCGCGCAAGATATTAGAGTCAAGTTGAGAAGTGATTTTTTGCATGTAAAGTAAATCTTTAATTTGAACATCCAATTTGAGCGCTTCTAAAGCATTAATGTGACATTTACAGTGATCAATGAAAGCTctaagaaatttggaacaatttTTCTTGAGTGCTGGGGGTGATTCAATACCTTGAATGTGGGTACTTGCAATTAATCTGGGGTTATTGTACCTCTGTGTAAGCAGATTCCATGAAAGCTCAAAGTTTCCATTCCCTGGAGGAATATTCTGAATGCGTGCAAGGGCTTCACCACTGAGAGCTTTGCGCAAATAATACAGCTTTGTAGCTGGAGCCAAAGTTTGGttttcaataaccatattgGAAAAGGTATCACAGAATTCAAGCCATGAATCAAAGGAACCTGAAAATTCTGGTAACGGTACCATTGGTAATTGTAGACCTTGATAAATAGGCATAGTGGGTTGCAAAGGCAGAGAATTGACATTATTAGCAGTCACTGAAGCAGATGACGATTGATTTGTGTTGATTACACTATTATGATCTACAGACCCCGGTGATTTGGGAACTGGAGAGGAGTTTGGTGACTGATGTTCCATTGCCGGTGCTTGAAATGTAGCAACTTGCTGCTgtgaatcataatttttcaaaattgtatttacATTAGCaattaacattaaaaaattttctGTGACAATTTGATGTTCATTGTCATCAATGTCATCTGAATCAAATTCCAGGCTTATCTCTTCATAACGCTGCTCAAAGTTGAGCAATTTAGTTTTGACTGCTAgtagtttttgaaaatcatcattgattttaaaattgaaatattcagtaTAAAGCCAAGATAGATTTTTAATGATGCCACTTCTCACAGTGAGAAGGCTGTTTCGTTTGCCTTTAGGAggcatattgaaaattggaacaatacctcaattgaaaatgtttggCCTCCTCTTACACTGGATGGCTACTGGTGTTGTATCCAATTGTTGGGAACAATGACATAAGTGCTTGGTTGAATGTATCAGTATGAGCAACTCCATACAAATATTACCCTTGAACATACAGAAATAAACACTATGAATAAAAGTATAAGACAATAATCATTACACAATtgatgtaaaataatgaataagaataaatgtattttctAAGCATATGTCAATATGAAATATCCGGACCGGAGACAGCCAAacttataatgataaatatgcgcctgatatctatcaaaataacttttctggtAGCAAAATTAATAGAGGACCAGGTAGGCTGAGTCCTGAATACAACTCGTCCTTCCAAAACAATAGGTAATGcgaataattgcaaaatcaagtagtgaataattgttattttattgttgaattaattgtgatgtaagtttcaaaatacataagTTGAATGTGATGCCAATTGTAAAGACTTTCAAATTGTAAAGAAACaagattcaaaaaataaaatggttttgtattcaaaattttgaatattattcaatgtcctgaaattacaaactctttgattgcctttgtaggcacagctcataagtaagataaatctatacaagtaaatgaacaatagcagtatgaatgataatgaatgaatgaaaatagataaatgaatgaataagaatggatgatattacaaatttatgatgaatatacaattactcAACCTGAGTATCTTGAGGATGTCAAAAGCTGTCAAAGATTGTAGGCATTTGTAAGAAATGCTCCGGCAAtggaaatcatcatcaccataccggccagagagtgggagggtatacgtaaccccaaagtggaatgctaaattgcacagtcgaccaagtgagtgggagggtatatggaaccccaaagtggatgcaatttcgactgtcaatagagactgcagacctttatcggtagattcgatcgtaggtagaattgtagaacagattcggtagcagattgattcgagagatgtagagagattgattgagtttcccaaaatccaaactgtggacagaggaaaagaaaataccCTAAAGTGAGAAAATATGTTGACTGTAGCAACAGCGCTCTGAACTACACAGAGTTCAGAGTACAAagagtttgaaaacaagaatatgaaataaagatttGTAGAAACATCAAGCAATCTTGATGATCTTGGATTTTTGCAGAAATGCAAATAATTGAATGCTCTTGAAACGTAATGTCCGAACAAAGACAAAATCGGAATAGCAACTTGACAAGTAGATCACTGAGAATTCAATGGAATCAAAATgctaaattgacattttttaaaaaagattgaaatagatgaacaatgtaaaattggaaagagctttaaactaaattctaaaaattgagtTCAGACAAGCGTGTTCAAATGGAAAGTGAGGTTACACCTACCAGAAGTTTGAGATTCAAACACAATCCGTGAAGACATACaagttgtttgattgaattaggccaatatttatcgcaaatatgccaatgaaacatgaaagtattgaatattcagctggaataaattcaaattcgaaaattgaaaacaagagttggccaatttttacattttggaatcgagttgaaacaaagAAGCAGCACACCAGCGCCATGGCAAGCCGAGTGGAGCAAAACCTACCTACAACAATTTCCGCAAGTgagaaatgcaagaataaagatgcaaaacacaaatattattcaaaagcaggtgaaaaaggacaaatttgaaattaatcaaataatactagacaacaaattgaaattattacaaagatacaaatattgaaaacaatgcagacTAAATCTGCCAAACGTTGGCTATACTGGCAACGCGCTAAGTTCAAAAATCAAGGATGatgcaaattgagttttaacaaTTACTATGAAAACATAGAGCATTCTTTAATGAACAAGTTAGAATTATCAAGTTCAAGTTATCAAAAaagttgaattgtattgtaaAGTCTCAAATAGAAAGTTCAATTTCATATCTTAGCAAACAAAAATAGGTTAGgttagaaattattatcaagtacCATCTGTATCTCATTGAAAAGCTTGAAAAGATCTTTGTTTATAGTCCTATAAAGAAGAacaattttatttcatattctgaGAAAAACATAAGTACTGTATATAAGATGAAAAGCTAGGAAATTAACAAATTTCATATTACTATAAACTCATTCTGTTAGTTTATGGgaagaaaaacaatttttatcatattctGAGAAAAACATATGTACTGTATATAAGGTCAGAAGCTAGCAGATTACTAAATTTCATATTACTATAAATTTATTCTGTcagtttaaattattcaaacCATCAACAAGTGTAACATATTGTTTTTAAACAACTTttaatcaacaaaaataatattgtaaatgatCTTTCCACCATTTTAGAACACCTAGCCTTGCCTTGACTTTGAACTCAACACCAGGGAGAGCTAGCCTCTCTAGCTACTCACACCTCTACCTAAATATCAAGCCTCTCCAACTACCTACTCATCTATTCACTTCCTCCTCCGCCATTTTCTCTTGGgtagaccaaagaccttaaagatgcatcttTAGATAACCAAAGAtatatctttaaggtctttggggtAGACAGTAGTTTTCAAAGACGTTAAAGAggtatagacccacaatgcctatgccttcccaatgccagctcttacttgaaattgaaggctgccattgaggtattttagcgcgagaaattcaaaattcataggGGAGAAAATGCTGTTTTGGCGCTGCAATACAGTTTAATATTAGGCTGTTTAACTAAGGgaatatcatttatatgatttgaAGTGATTTTGAAGTTACCAATAATCGATTCTTCAAGTCCTCATAAATGATAGTCCCATAgatataatatagttttaataatTCACTGACATAAGTGTATGGTAAGTTAATTTACATTTTGCCTTTACTGAAATGTAAGTTAACTGCTATCTATTTAATTTTTCTGGTTTCCATGACAAACAAGCAGTGTTTTAAAACGAGGTTATCATAAATAACCTTATTCATCTAATAACATAGGCTTTAAAAGTTTTGtgcattgaatttttataaaaatgcaatttttttgATCATTGATAAATAGTGTTCTGTGCCATATTTtagtattgtatttttcatctaTACTTCTTTAactttatgaatttgaataaaattataattccaataaataaatgaatcaattagTACATTATTtctgtaatcataaataaatcaaaCTGATATTTGCATAGTAGTAGAATTCATCAGTTTCTGGCaaactttaaactattatttcatAAGCTCATGGCATTAAAGCTCTACATTTTTATACCAATACCAAATCATGAGCTGAAACACTAGTGCTATAATTAAATTTACAGCCAAAATAAATCAATAGGTATTTTACTTTATACATTAGAGTAGTCTACAACATTCAATAACCTATGTATATAAATGTGGTAGAGTAATCAAAGtgataatttgaacaatttcaaaaactatgtaattttaaaattattgctttatcattattttaatgatacaATCCTTGTTCAACTAGATTAACTCATCGATAAATGGATAGCTTGACATTATTATACTCAATAAATATACAGGATGAGAGTATGAAGTAACAGTATTCAAGAAATACAAATTCAGTAGGCTATTATGAATAAACctgatatctcattttttcaaaatgagaTTACTTTATTCGTATTCCTCATTTCAAGATttacaaaatggcaaatttAGATATGTAATATGAGCTCTAGTAGTGGAGTTAAGCATGAATGATGACTAGGCAGACTTCAAATCATGTAAAAGTATTCAAGATATTTCAAGCAAAAAACAGGCATCAAGGTCATATATGTGGTAGAGTATTCAAAGtgataatttgaacaatttcaaaaactatgtaATTTAATTAGAATTGTATGTAATATATGTAATTAGAATTTAATTCCAAGGTTTATTTTTTATATCCCTAATAAATCACATTTCAGATTCTTTGAATAGTCTAAATCAGTTAGCCTAATAGAAATATTACTTCCTCACCCAGACTTTTTTGTATTAATTCTTGTTTACAAAACAAGTAGGCTACCAAAATATTTAGGCCATTTTAGTAATTTAGCATATTCTTTCATTAACAGTACTGCTACTGGTATACAAAggatagcatcaatgctccccattcaaataatgctgacacattgatgtgaatcttactataatttgtttacattagatcagatggagataagatgatagctactgttacgatttcaaaattatgattgccatttttgctttttatgccagctgttattggttttgatttcaattattatgtttgacattttcgcTTTTTATACccgttgttattattatgtgaaataagctctcattaaatgaaattataatcattgaagtcaataatattatactaagcaaacaatttctgtttaaacATGTGTGTTtgcggatatgtatgtatgtctgacGGATCTCAAAAATGCctctaacatttttttattgaatcaggAATAGAGTACGTTTgcgatgaaaaaattattttggaacatGTCTCAACTCTGGAAAAAATCGCTGAAGCTTTttcagaaaggattattggtccctcaagtagcagctgatcaaaaaaagtttccatacactgttgaaaacgtgagaaaaaagtgtgagcaagtgaaaaagattataatagctgttgtagttgagttaccaaatttagcaatctcattttaaaacattgcagtattcatggaacatctggaagaataggtacagaaagtgaccggatgatagcaaaataaattaaaatcgatctctccaaacataaatggtagttgaattgatgtttattatgaggtgatagaaatgcgactaatttcttcagcctctgttgtattggttcctctatTGCTCTATGTTTCTATGCAGCCATGGTCTTGAGAGTGCCAGTTGTCCTGTCTGTTAATTCCTAATCCGGACtgaataccacgagaaccaatcagagaagccttctattaaaaaaaacccCTGCTCTGTttagttctcatggaatttaatcatgattgaaattgaacaggcttttgagctactggacctgatattttcatgtttcaaaatcagctagaAACTATATCGAAaatacataatattccatcagctggtcctatttcctttcatcctatactattaaacgagcaatttctgtttatatgtttagatgttcagatgtttggatgtttagatatttagatgtttgtatttcaccggatctcgaaaacggctctaacgattctcacgaaactCAGAGCATCTCGTCCAAAAATTTCAACAGTAATAAAAAAACCCTGGCAGTATTCATGGATTTATCAAAAGCGTTCGGCACGATACCCCACAATATATTGTTGGATAAATTAGATAGATCTGGAATAAGAGGCACAGTAAAGAGACTTTTAGACACATATTTGGGTGGAAGAACACAATGCCTCTCTCTCCATGGACAAACGGATGTCAGATGTACAACAAGATTCGGTTTGCCACAAGGAACTGTGTTATCACCGCTTCTTTTCTTGATTTATGTAAACGACCTTCTGAAACTAAACTTAACAAATTGTACCACtttatcctttgcagatgatacgaTATTGGTTTTCAGTGGCAATACTTGGGAAGAAACTTTCAACACTGCAAACACtaacataaaaatctggtgtggtacactcacacaactttccttgctcattgaactgggagcctcattcttaaacgacaataatttagagaaataacataatgacgattggcggcaacataattatttgaaactacgatcagactactgtatatttgtgtatataataaattgttttcagagtactttttcctttgtgtaaattgtgaaatccgatgatttttttaaaagtcgtcaaaacagctgttctacagatgaaatgtctcgactatgtgttatttttatagactgctctacctacctacctcatgcacgagaaggaggttacaaagtccatttctcaaggatggggtgaaccccccattagtttcccaaaaaggagactcatgccagttgatggagctgacaaataactatacagagtttgaatttgaaataaatcagtcaagtaatttttaagaaaatcgtgaaaaacatggtttttcagtatttatccgccatttttctcgagaatattacgcagctcctgcaattttcctagaaatgagactcatgtcagttgatagggcttataaatagctatccatggtataaatttgaagaaaatcgttagagctgttttcgagaaaactgtgaaaaacatggttttttagtaattatccgccatttttctcgagaatattacgcagctcctgcaattttcctagaaatgagactcatgtcagttgatagggcttataaatagctatccatggtataaatttgaagaaaatcgttagagccgttttcgagaaaaccgtgaaaaaaatggttttttagtaattatccgccatttttctcgagaatattaggcagctcctgcaattttcccagaaatgagactcatgtcagttgatagggcttataaatagctatccatggtataaatttaaagaaaatcgttagagccgtttttgagaaaatcgtgaaaaacatggttttttagtaattatcagccattttttccgccatcttgaattgaattttattgaatttcttattgtcgggtcctcattgtataaggaccttaagtttgaaatttcaagtcaatcggttgattaggaatggagttatcgtgttcacagacatacacacatacacacacacatacacacacacacacacacacacacacacacacacagaccaacacccaaaaatcatgtttttggactcaggggaccttgaaacgtatagaaatttagaaattcgggtaccttaatttttttcggaaagcaatactttccttacctatggtagtagggcaaggaaagtaataaaaattgtatacaaATGGCTCCAAGAACACATATTGACACTAAATgcagataaaacaaaatacatgacTTTTTCACCCAACATAACAGGTCAACCACCAACAGCTTTGAAACTTTCTATTACAATGGAGACACATGAAAATAACACAGCATATAATCCAGAAGTTGCAAAAACCCT
It encodes:
- the LOC120350435 gene encoding uncharacterized protein LOC120350435, which encodes MIDLMGFSNVSIFQRFPSINVMMQSKGKDCVSIALILTLTITTALQRDAKNVISDITLFYMIPLLAIQELKSPISWKPSGSWKKSLQLFLSLLSVLGLKHTTKKIPSGMKMVVSKCPYLARIHLPPLVIQGLKL